A genomic region of Saccopteryx bilineata isolate mSacBil1 chromosome 1, mSacBil1_pri_phased_curated, whole genome shotgun sequence contains the following coding sequences:
- the LOC136320807 gene encoding olfactory receptor 5M5-like, with protein MSKKNSTVVTEFILLGLTDRAELQPVLFVVFLVIYLVTAVGNMSMILLIWSDSRLHTPMYFLLSHLSFVDLSYATNITPQMLVNFLSKRKTISVTGCFIQFHFFIGLVITEYYLLTAMAFDRYMAICKPLLYGSKMSRNVCIILVVIPYAYGFANGLVQTILMVCLSFCGPNEINHFYCADPPLLVLACSDTYVKETAMFVVAGFNLTCSLAMILISYIFIFTAILCIQSTEGRHKAFSTCGSHLTAVTIFYGTLFCMHLRPPSETSVEQGKIVAVFYIFVSPMLNPLIYSLRNKDVKEAIKKVIQKKLFAK; from the coding sequence ATGTCAAAGAAGAACTCCACAGTGGTGACTGAGTTTATCCTCCTGGGTCTGACAGATAGAGCAGAGCTGCAGCCTGTCCTTTTTGTGGTGTTCCTGGTCATCTACCTGGTCACAGCCGTTGGCAATATGAGCATGATTTTGTTAATCTGGAGTGACTCAAGACTTCACACTCCAATGTACTTCCTCCTCAGCCACCTCTCCTTCGTAGATCTCTCTTATGCCACTAATATTACTCCTCAGATGTTGGTTAATTTTTTATCCAAGAGAAAAACCATTTCTGTCACTGGTTGCTTCATACAATTCCACTTTTTTATTGGCTTGGTGATCACAGAATATTATTTGCTCACGGCGATGGCTTTTGACCGCTACATGGCCATTTGCAAACCTTTGTTATATGGTAGCAAAATGTCCAGAAATGTCTGCATCATTCTTGTTGTGATTCCTTATGCATATGGCTTTGCAAATGGTCTGGTCCAGACCATCCTGATGGTTTGTCTCTCCTTCTGTGGACCCAATGAGATCAACCACTTTTACTGTGCAGACCCACCTCTGTTAGTCCTTGCCTGCTCAGATACTTATGTCAAAGAGACTGCCATGTTTGTGGTGGCTGGTTTTAACCTCACCTGCTCTCTTGCCATGATTCTCATttcctatattttcattttcacagCCATTTTGTGTATTCAGTCCACTGAGGGGAGGCACAAGGCCTTCTCCACCTGTGGGtcccatctgacagctgtcactATCTTCTATGGGACACTGTTCTGCATGCATCTGAGGCCCCCTTCAGAGACATCCGTAGAACAGGGGAAAATTGTAgctgtgttttatatctttgtgaGCCCTATGTTAAATCCTTTGATTTATAGTCTGAGGAATAAAGATGTtaaggaagcaataaaaaaagttatCCAAAAGAAATTGTTTGCTAAATAA